The proteins below are encoded in one region of Rana temporaria chromosome 2, aRanTem1.1, whole genome shotgun sequence:
- the LOC120927428 gene encoding tigger transposable element-derived protein 1-like, whose product MADSTKKSCKSITLDMKAKMIKLYDEGVTQAEIGRRLGYTRTTVNTVIKNREKLLAEIKSATPVNTTTIRKRDSIVADMERLLILWIENQTTRHVPVNQAIIQTKALSLFNDLKAKKGETAKDAEFSASRGWFDRFKKRSNLHNIKIQGEAAAADHKAAESYPRELAKIIQDGGYSMDQIFNVDETGLFWKKMPARTFIAIQERSMPGYKPAKDRITLLLGGNASGTLKLKPLLIYRWENPRALKNYVKTRLPVHWRANKKAWVTAALFEDWFDTCFVPEVKAYCKDNNIPFHILLLVDNAPGHPRTLDELNPNIRVQFLPPNTTSLLQPMDQCVIAAFKLNYLKRTFIKCIAAIDKEEGDGKEVLSKFWKSYNILDCIKTIRDAWNDIKETTMKRAWKKLCPQLVDDSEGCEDHVATVTENIVDMARQLELEVEPEDVAELLASHTESLSNEDLLELEEEREEDVQDGVEIIDHQPEGLTTKILFEAFRHLDSAMALFEKHDRDFERSSKVNANISGAYACYKEIYREKKRATLQTSIETYFSKSPSARGSSSTDSLFPALTSPPCPAPIATCSTPNSPARKRLIFEDLTCETEDTCIPDSPFPALTSPSSPAPTLISSCSTPISPARKRLAFEDLTSETEDTCMPSPFLPQ is encoded by the coding sequence ATGGCAGATAGTACCAAAAAAAGCTGTAAATCAATTACTTTGGATATGAAGGCTAAAATGATTAAGTTGTATGATGAAGGTGTAACTCAAGCTGAAATTGGCCGAAGGCTAGGCTACACTCGGACTACAGTTAACACCGTcataaaaaacagagaaaaacttCTTGCAGAAATTAAGAGTGCTACACCTGTTAACACAACAACAATTCGAAAAAGAGATAGCATTGTTGCAGACATGGAGAGACTCTTAATACTTTGGATAGAAAATCAGACTACACGTCATGTTCCTGTCAACCAGGCAATTATACAAACTAAAGCCTTAAGTCTGTTCAATGACCTGAAGGCTAAGAAAGGTGAGACAGCAAAGGATGCAGAATTTTCTGCAAGCCGTGGATGGTTTGATAGGTTCAAGAAAAGGTCTAACCTACATAACATTAAAATACAAGGAGAGGCAGCTGCTGCAGATCATAAGGCTGCAGAAAGCTATCCAAGAGAGCTTGCCAAAATTATTCAAGATGGAGGCTACTCCATGGATCAGATTTTTAATGTGGATGAGACTGGTCTATTCTGGAAGAAGATGCCTGCAAGAACCTTTATCGCAATACAGGAAAGATCAATGCCAGGCTACAAGCCAGCTAAAGATAGAATAACCCTTCTGTTAGGTGGCAATGCTTCTGGTACCTTAAAGCTAAAGCCTTTGCTAATTTACAGATGGGAAAATCCAAGAGCTTTGAAGAACTACGTTAAAACTAGGCTTCCAGTGCATTGGAGAGCTAACAAAAAAGCATGGGTTACTGCAGCCCTTTTTGAAGATTGGTTTGACACCTGCTTTGTTCCAGAGGTGAAAGCCTATTGCAAGGACAACAATATCCCTTTCCACATATTGCTGCTTGTTGATAATGCCCCTGGACACCCTCGAACACTAGATGAGCTGAACCCTAACATTCGAGTGCAGTTCCTACCACCAAATACTACCTCACTACTGCAGCCAATGGATCAATGCGTCATTGCCGCCTTCAAGTTAAACTACTTAAAAAGAACATTCATTAAGTGTATTGCAGCAATAGACAAAGAAGAAGGAGACGGTAAAGAAGTCCTATCCAAATTCTGGAAAAGCTACAACATCTTGGATTGCATTAAAACTATAAGAGATGCTTGGAATGACATAAAGGAAACCACAATGAAAAGGGCCTGGAAAAAATTATGCCCACAGTTAGTTGATGATTCAGAAGGCTGTGAAGATCATGTAGCTACTGTTACTGAAAATATTGTAGATATGGCAAGGCAGTTAGAGCTGGAAGTGGAGCCAGAAGATGTTGCTGAACTGCTTGCGTCCCACACAGAGTCCCTCAGCAATGAAGATCTTCTAGAACttgaagaggagagagaagaagatgtGCAGGATGGGGTTGAGATCATTGATCATCAGCCTGAAGGTTTAACAACAAAAATTCTCTTTGAAGCTTTCCGTCATCTTGATAGCGCCATGGCTCTATTTGAAAAGCATGATAGGGATTTTGAAAGAAGTTCCAAAGTCAATGCTAACATCTCAGGGGCTTATGCCTGTTACAAAGAAATCTACAGGGAGAAAAAGAGAGCTACACTTCAAACCTCCATAGAAACATACTTTTCTAAAAGTCCATCAGCACGCGGATCATCATCAACTGACAGTCTGTTTCCAGCTCTGACATCACCACCGTGTCCTGCTCCTATTGCTACTTGTAGTACACCCAATTCTCCAGCAAGAAAGCGCCTCATTTTTGAAGACTTGACTTGTGAAACAGAAGATACCTGCATACCTGACAGTCCATTTCCAGCTCTGACATCACCATCAAGTCCTGCTCCTACTCTGATTTCTTCTTGTAGTACACCCATTTCGCCAGCAAGAAAGCGTCTCGCCTTTGAAGATTTGACTAGTGAAACAGAAGATACCTGTATGCCTTCACCCTTCCTACCACAATGA